ATTTGTGCCGGCTGTGGCTGACGAACAGAAACGAATTCAGTTCGACCGATTCGCCGCTGATTTGTTTGCGCTCGCTTAGATATTTCTCAATGGCCTTGACGGCGTAACTGCCGATGGGCACCAGCCGTTCCTTTTTCCCCTTGCCCAGCACATGAGCCACCGAGCTGGACAAATCCACATCCTTGATGCGCAGGTTGGCTATCTCGCTGACCCGCACCCCGCTGCTGTAAAGGAACTCCATAATCGCCTCGTCCCGCAGTCCGATGATGCCCGTAGCATAAGCCTTTTTGCCCCTGATGACAGCCAGAGGCTCGAGCAGCATCTTGTTCATCTCCTGCTCGCTCAGGAACTCCGGTATCTTTTTGTCCAACCGCGGCTGGCGTATCAGAACCATCGGGTTACTTTCGATAAAACGGTTCTGAAGCAAGTACTTAAAAAACGATTTAAGCGCGGCAATCTTGCGGGCGATGGACGCCTTCTGCAGGTTCACCTCCCGCATATGGAGCAGATAACTCCGAAGGGTCAGGTTGTCAATGGCCTTGGGGTCAGGGAAAACTTTGGCGTTACTGCTTTTGGCCACGAAGGTGATGAATTGGTCCAAGTCCTTG
This Candidatus Brocadiia bacterium DNA region includes the following protein-coding sequences:
- the xerA gene encoding site-specific tyrosine recombinase/integron integrase, giving the protein MADYVKNFLEHLQYNRNYSPETLRAYAKDLDQFITFVAKSSNAKVFPDPKAIDNLTLRSYLLHMREVNLQKASIARKIAALKSFFKYLLQNRFIESNPMVLIRQPRLDKKIPEFLSEQEMNKMLLEPLAVIRGKKAYATGIIGLRDEAIMEFLYSSGVRVSEIANLRIKDVDLSSSVAHVLGKGKKERLVPIGSYAVKAIEKYLSERKQISGESVELNSFLFVSHSRHKSAHLTDRSIRRNITLYAGLSGLNNRKISPHTLRHTFATHLLDHGADLRGVQELLGHRSISTTQIYTHVTTTRLKEVYDKAHPRSGKSK